A single window of Sphingobacterium sp. ML3W DNA harbors:
- the tyrS gene encoding tyrosine--tRNA ligase, with the protein MSFVEELRWRGMLQDIMPGTEDLLNKEKVSGYIGFDPTGDSLHVGHLTQIMTLIHFQNAGHQPVALVGGATGMIGDPSFKSAERNLLDEHTLNHNVNCLKNQLGKFLAFGEGENDAKMVNNYDWFKDFKFLDFIRDVGKLITVNYMMSKDSVKKRLEGENGLSFTEFSYQLIQGYDFYYLWKHHNCKIQMGGSDQWGNIVTGTEFIRRQDQGTAFAITTQLIKKADGQKFGKTESGAVWLDAKKTSPYKYYQFWLNTSDDDAKSWIKIFTLKSKEEIDAIIAEHDAAPHTRAVQKALAKDITIRTHSEEAYETAIKTSDFLFGNGTLEFLNGLDHEAILDVFEGIPQFNVSKETLSTGINILDLLAVNTQVFPSKGEARKMLQGGGVSINREKATDIEQVINTSNLINDQYIIAQRGKKNYYLIIAE; encoded by the coding sequence ATGAGCTTTGTAGAAGAATTACGCTGGAGAGGCATGCTTCAAGACATTATGCCAGGAACTGAAGACTTACTAAATAAAGAAAAAGTATCTGGTTATATTGGTTTTGATCCAACAGGAGACTCTTTACACGTAGGTCACTTGACACAAATCATGACGTTAATTCACTTCCAAAACGCAGGACATCAACCTGTTGCCTTGGTAGGTGGTGCAACAGGAATGATTGGAGACCCTTCTTTCAAATCTGCTGAACGTAACTTATTGGACGAACATACATTAAATCATAATGTGAATTGTTTGAAAAATCAATTAGGTAAGTTCCTAGCATTTGGAGAAGGTGAAAACGATGCAAAAATGGTTAACAATTACGATTGGTTCAAAGACTTCAAGTTTTTGGATTTCATCCGTGATGTCGGTAAATTAATTACTGTTAACTATATGATGTCTAAAGATTCTGTAAAAAAACGTTTAGAAGGCGAAAATGGCCTTTCATTTACAGAATTTTCGTACCAATTGATTCAAGGTTATGACTTCTATTATCTCTGGAAACACCACAATTGTAAAATACAAATGGGAGGATCTGATCAATGGGGAAATATCGTAACAGGTACTGAATTCATTCGTAGACAAGATCAGGGAACCGCTTTTGCAATTACGACACAATTAATAAAAAAAGCAGATGGTCAAAAATTTGGTAAAACAGAATCAGGTGCTGTTTGGTTAGATGCAAAGAAAACCTCTCCTTATAAATATTACCAATTTTGGTTGAATACTTCAGACGATGACGCAAAAAGCTGGATCAAGATCTTTACGTTAAAATCGAAAGAAGAAATTGATGCCATTATAGCTGAGCACGATGCGGCACCACATACAAGAGCAGTACAAAAGGCATTGGCAAAAGATATCACCATTCGTACACACTCGGAAGAAGCTTATGAAACAGCTATTAAGACTTCTGATTTTCTTTTTGGTAACGGAACTTTAGAATTCTTAAATGGTTTAGATCATGAAGCTATTTTAGATGTATTCGAAGGTATTCCACAATTCAATGTTTCAAAAGAAACTTTGAGCACAGGAATTAACATATTGGATCTACTGGCAGTAAACACCCAGGTATTCCCTTCTAAAGGCGAAGCGCGCAAAATGTTGCAAGGTGGAGGGGTTTCGATTAATCGAGAAAAAGCGACAGACATAGAACAGGTAATCAACACATCCAATTTGATTAATGATCAATATATCATTGCGCAGAGAGGAAAGAAGAATTACTATTTAATAATTGCTGAATAG